In one Suricata suricatta isolate VVHF042 chromosome 9, meerkat_22Aug2017_6uvM2_HiC, whole genome shotgun sequence genomic region, the following are encoded:
- the PGF gene encoding placenta growth factor isoform X1, with protein MRLFTCFLQLLAGLALPAVPPQQWALSAGNGSSEVEVVPFQEVWGRSYCRALERLVDVVTEYPGEVQHMFSPSCVSLLRCTGCCGDENLHCVPVETVNVTMQLLKIHSEDPPSYVELTFSQHVRCECRNSQNALCEERQVQGKELNRESQQRTNSQDHRPDATRPLREKMKPERCSNTVPRR; from the exons ATGAGGCTGTTCACTTGCTTCCTGCAGCTCCTGGCTGGGCTGGCACTGCCTGCTGTACCCCCCCAG CAGTGGGCCTTGTCTGCTGGGAACGGCTCATCCGAGGTAGAAG TGGTGCCCTTCCAGGAAGTGTGGGGCCGCAGCTACTGCCGGGCGCTGGAGAGGCTGGTGGATGTCGTGACGGAGTACCCCGGCGAAGTGCAGCACATGTTCAGCCCCTCCTGCGTCTCCCTGCTGCGCTGCACCGGCTGCTGCGGGGATGAGAACCTGCACTGCGTGCCGGTAGAGACGGTCAATGTCACCATGCAg CTCTTGAAGATCCACTCTGAGGACCCGCCTTCCTACGTGGAGCTGACATTCTCTCAGCACGTCCGTTGCGAGTGCAG AAACTCCCAGAATGCACTCTGCGAGGAACGGCAGGTACAAGGGAAGGAACTGAACAGAGAAAGTCAGCAGAGAACAAACTCACAGGACCACAGACCTGATGCCACCAG GCCTCTGCGGGAGAAGATGAAGCCCGAAAG
- the PGF gene encoding placenta growth factor isoform X3, producing MRLFTCFLQLLAGLALPAVPPQQWALSAGNGSSEVEVVPFQEVWGRSYCRALERLVDVVTEYPGEVQHMFSPSCVSLLRCTGCCGDENLHCVPVETVNVTMQLLKIHSEDPPSYVELTFSQHVRCECRNSQNALCEERQVQGKELNRESQQRTNSQDHRPDATRPLREKMKPERRRPKGRGKRKREKQRPRDCHLCSNTVPRR from the exons ATGAGGCTGTTCACTTGCTTCCTGCAGCTCCTGGCTGGGCTGGCACTGCCTGCTGTACCCCCCCAG CAGTGGGCCTTGTCTGCTGGGAACGGCTCATCCGAGGTAGAAG TGGTGCCCTTCCAGGAAGTGTGGGGCCGCAGCTACTGCCGGGCGCTGGAGAGGCTGGTGGATGTCGTGACGGAGTACCCCGGCGAAGTGCAGCACATGTTCAGCCCCTCCTGCGTCTCCCTGCTGCGCTGCACCGGCTGCTGCGGGGATGAGAACCTGCACTGCGTGCCGGTAGAGACGGTCAATGTCACCATGCAg CTCTTGAAGATCCACTCTGAGGACCCGCCTTCCTACGTGGAGCTGACATTCTCTCAGCACGTCCGTTGCGAGTGCAG AAACTCCCAGAATGCACTCTGCGAGGAACGGCAGGTACAAGGGAAGGAACTGAACAGAGAAAGTCAGCAGAGAACAAACTCACAGGACCACAGACCTGATGCCACCAG GCCTCTGCGGGAGAAGATGAAGCCCGAAAG GAGGAGACCCaagggcagggggaagaggaagagagagaagcagagacccaGAGACTGCCACCT
- the PGF gene encoding placenta growth factor isoform X2, with protein MRLFTCFLQLLAGLALPAVPPQQWALSAGNGSSEVEVVPFQEVWGRSYCRALERLVDVVTEYPGEVQHMFSPSCVSLLRCTGCCGDENLHCVPVETVNVTMQLLKIHSEDPPSYVELTFSQHVRCECRPLREKMKPERCSNTVPRR; from the exons ATGAGGCTGTTCACTTGCTTCCTGCAGCTCCTGGCTGGGCTGGCACTGCCTGCTGTACCCCCCCAG CAGTGGGCCTTGTCTGCTGGGAACGGCTCATCCGAGGTAGAAG TGGTGCCCTTCCAGGAAGTGTGGGGCCGCAGCTACTGCCGGGCGCTGGAGAGGCTGGTGGATGTCGTGACGGAGTACCCCGGCGAAGTGCAGCACATGTTCAGCCCCTCCTGCGTCTCCCTGCTGCGCTGCACCGGCTGCTGCGGGGATGAGAACCTGCACTGCGTGCCGGTAGAGACGGTCAATGTCACCATGCAg CTCTTGAAGATCCACTCTGAGGACCCGCCTTCCTACGTGGAGCTGACATTCTCTCAGCACGTCCGTTGCGAGTGCAG GCCTCTGCGGGAGAAGATGAAGCCCGAAAG